One segment of Streptomyces sp. YIM 121038 DNA contains the following:
- the tal gene encoding transaldolase: MTDALKRLSDEGVAIWLDDLSRKRITSGNLAELIDQQHVVGVTTNPSIFQKAISSGDGYEQQLADLAARKVTVEEAVRMITTADVRDAADILRPVFDATGGQDGRVSIEVDPRLAHHTAPTIAEAKQLAWLVDRPNTLIKIPATKAGLPAITEVIGLGISVNVTLIFSLERYREVMDAYLAGLEKAKERGLDLEKIHSVASFFVSRVDTEIDQRIDALGTDEAKAQRGKAALANARLAYEAYEEVFGSADKSTQPSDRWVALDKAHANKQRPLWASTGVKDKAYKDTLYVDDLVAPGTVNTMPEATLEATADHGQITGNTIAGTYDQARADIAAVEKLGISYDEVVQLLEDEGVDKFEASWNDLLKSTEAELKRLTPSEG, translated from the coding sequence ATGACAGACGCACTCAAGCGCCTCTCCGACGAAGGCGTCGCGATCTGGCTGGACGACCTGTCGCGCAAGCGGATCACGTCCGGCAACCTCGCCGAACTGATCGACCAGCAGCACGTCGTGGGCGTCACCACCAACCCGTCGATCTTCCAGAAGGCCATCTCGTCCGGCGACGGCTACGAGCAGCAGCTCGCCGACCTCGCCGCGCGCAAGGTGACCGTCGAGGAAGCGGTCCGCATGATCACGACGGCGGACGTCCGTGACGCCGCCGACATCCTGCGCCCGGTCTTCGACGCCACGGGCGGCCAGGACGGCCGGGTGTCGATCGAGGTCGACCCGCGGCTCGCCCACCACACGGCGCCGACGATCGCCGAGGCGAAGCAGCTGGCGTGGCTGGTGGACCGGCCGAACACGCTGATCAAGATCCCCGCGACCAAGGCGGGCCTCCCGGCGATCACCGAGGTCATCGGCCTCGGCATCAGCGTCAACGTGACGCTGATCTTCTCGCTCGAGCGCTACCGCGAGGTCATGGACGCGTATCTGGCGGGCCTGGAGAAGGCCAAGGAGCGCGGCCTGGACCTGGAGAAGATCCACTCGGTGGCGTCCTTCTTCGTGTCCCGCGTGGACACCGAGATCGACCAGCGCATCGACGCCCTCGGCACCGACGAGGCCAAGGCGCAGCGCGGCAAGGCCGCCCTCGCCAACGCCCGGCTCGCCTACGAGGCGTACGAGGAGGTGTTCGGCTCTGCCGACAAATCGACACAGCCCTCGGACCGCTGGGTCGCGCTCGACAAGGCGCACGCCAACAAGCAGCGTCCGCTGTGGGCGTCGACGGGCGTCAAGGACAAGGCGTACAAGGACACCCTGTACGTCGACGACCTGGTCGCGCCGGGCACGGTGAACACCATGCCGGAGGCCACCCTGGAGGCCACCGCCGACCACGGTCAGATCACCGGCAACACCATCGCCGGGACGTACGACCAGGCGCGCGCGGACATCGCGGCCGTCGAGAAGCTCGGGATCTCCTACGACGAGGTCGTGCAGCTCCTGGAGGACGAGGGCGTCGACAAGTTCGAGGCGTCCTGGAACGACCTGCTCAAGTCGACCGAGGCCGAGCTGAAGCGCCTCACCCCCTCGGAGGGCTGA
- the tkt gene encoding transketolase: MSIKPTTTDLEWTDLDQRAVDTGRVLAMDSVQKVGNGHPGTAMSLAPAAYTLFQKVMRHDPADADWTGRDRFVLSAGHSSLTLYIQLYLAGFGLELDDLKAFRTWGSKTPGHPEYGHTVGVETTTGPLGQGVANAVGMAMAARYERGLFDPEAAPGTSPFDHFVYAIAGDGCLQEGISAEASSMAGHQQLGHLILLWDDNHISIEGDTETAVSEDTEKRYEAYGWHVQRVEPKENGDLDPQALYAAIQRAKAVTDKPSFIAMRSIIAWPAPNAQNTEAAHGSALGDEEVAATKRVLGFDPERTFEVADEVLAHTREALDRGRRAKAEWEKSFQEWRGANAERAAEFDRIAAGELPTGWEEKLPVFEAGKGVATRAASGKVLQALGAVVPELWGGSADLAGSNNTTIDKTSSFLPADNPLPEADPYGRTIHFGIREHSMAAEMNGIALHGNTRIYGGTFLVFSDYMRNAVRLSALMHLPVTYVWTHDSIGLGEDGPTHQPVEHLATLRAIPGLNVVRPADANETAIAWREILKRYTKEFGKGAPHGLALTRQGVPTYDREVTEGAAKGGYVLFEAEGPSGQSTAPEVVLIGTGSEVQLAVEAREQLQAAGVPTRVVSMPSVEWFEEQEQGYRDSVLPPSVKARVAVEAGIGLTWHKYVGDAGRIVSLEHFGASADGKVLFREFGFTADAVAAAAQESIAAARR, translated from the coding sequence GTGAGCATCAAGCCGACCACCACAGACCTCGAGTGGACCGATCTGGACCAGCGGGCCGTCGACACCGGCCGGGTCCTGGCCATGGACTCCGTACAGAAGGTCGGCAACGGCCATCCGGGTACGGCCATGAGCCTCGCGCCTGCCGCGTACACCCTCTTCCAGAAGGTGATGCGGCACGACCCGGCGGACGCCGACTGGACCGGCCGGGACCGATTCGTGCTCTCCGCGGGGCACTCCTCGCTGACCTTGTACATCCAGCTCTACCTGGCCGGTTTCGGTCTTGAGCTGGACGATCTGAAGGCCTTCCGCACCTGGGGCTCGAAGACCCCGGGCCACCCGGAGTACGGCCACACGGTCGGCGTCGAGACCACCACGGGTCCGCTGGGCCAGGGTGTCGCGAACGCCGTGGGCATGGCGATGGCCGCGCGCTACGAGCGCGGTCTCTTCGACCCGGAGGCGGCCCCCGGCACCTCCCCGTTCGACCACTTCGTCTACGCCATCGCCGGTGACGGCTGCCTCCAGGAGGGCATCTCCGCCGAGGCGTCGTCGATGGCCGGGCACCAGCAGCTCGGCCATCTGATCCTGCTGTGGGACGACAACCACATCTCGATCGAGGGCGACACGGAGACCGCGGTCTCCGAGGACACCGAGAAGCGCTACGAGGCCTACGGCTGGCACGTCCAGCGCGTGGAGCCGAAGGAGAACGGCGACCTCGACCCACAGGCGCTGTACGCGGCGATCCAGCGGGCCAAGGCCGTCACGGACAAGCCCTCCTTCATCGCGATGCGCTCGATCATCGCCTGGCCCGCGCCGAACGCGCAGAACACCGAGGCCGCGCACGGCTCGGCGCTCGGCGACGAGGAGGTCGCGGCCACCAAGCGCGTCCTGGGCTTCGACCCGGAGCGGACCTTCGAGGTCGCCGACGAGGTCCTGGCCCACACCCGTGAGGCCCTCGACCGGGGCCGCCGGGCCAAGGCCGAGTGGGAGAAGTCGTTCCAGGAGTGGCGCGGCGCCAACGCCGAGCGCGCCGCCGAGTTCGACCGGATCGCCGCGGGCGAGCTGCCCACCGGCTGGGAGGAGAAGCTCCCGGTCTTCGAGGCGGGCAAGGGCGTCGCGACGCGTGCCGCGTCCGGCAAGGTCCTCCAGGCGCTCGGCGCGGTCGTCCCCGAGCTGTGGGGCGGCTCCGCCGACCTCGCGGGGTCGAACAACACCACGATCGACAAGACTTCGTCGTTCCTGCCCGCGGACAACCCGCTGCCGGAGGCCGACCCGTACGGCCGCACGATCCACTTCGGCATCCGCGAGCACTCCATGGCCGCGGAGATGAACGGCATCGCGCTGCACGGCAACACCCGCATCTACGGCGGCACCTTCCTGGTGTTCTCCGACTACATGCGCAACGCCGTGCGCCTGTCGGCCCTGATGCACCTGCCGGTGACGTACGTGTGGACGCACGACTCCATCGGCCTCGGCGAGGACGGCCCCACCCACCAGCCGGTCGAGCACCTCGCGACGCTGCGCGCCATCCCGGGCCTGAACGTGGTCCGCCCGGCGGACGCCAACGAGACCGCGATCGCGTGGCGCGAGATCCTCAAGCGCTACACCAAGGAGTTCGGCAAGGGCGCCCCGCACGGCCTCGCGCTGACCCGTCAGGGCGTGCCGACGTACGACCGCGAGGTCACCGAGGGCGCGGCCAAGGGCGGCTACGTGCTGTTCGAGGCCGAAGGGCCCTCCGGGCAGAGCACGGCCCCCGAGGTCGTGCTCATCGGCACCGGCTCCGAGGTACAGCTCGCCGTCGAGGCGCGCGAGCAGCTCCAGGCGGCGGGCGTTCCCACCCGGGTCGTCTCGATGCCGTCGGTGGAGTGGTTCGAGGAGCAGGAGCAGGGGTACCGCGACAGCGTGCTGCCGCCGTCCGTCAAGGCGCGCGTGGCCGTCGAGGCGGGCATCGGTCTCACCTGGCACAAGTACGTCGGCGACGCGGGCCGCATCGTCTCGCTCGAACACTTCGGTGCTTCGGCGGACGGAAAGGTCCTCTTCCGCGAGTTCGGATTCACTGCCGACGCGGTGGCCGCGGCGGCGCAGGAATCGATCGCGGCAGCCCGGCGCTGA